The Bacillus sp. Y1 genome has a window encoding:
- the lepA gene encoding translation elongation factor 4, protein MNRQDRLNRQEKIRNFSIIAHIDHGKSTLADRILEKTNALTAREMKDQLLDSMDLERERGITIKLNSVQLKYQAKDGEVYTFHLIDTPGHVDFTYEVSRSLAACEGAVLVVDAAQGIEAQTLANVYLALDNDLEIVPVINKIDLPSADPERVRNEIEEVIGLDASEAVLASAKAGIGIEDILEQVVEKVPAPTGDPDAPLKALIFDSLYDAYRGVVAYIRVVDGTVKVGDKIRMMATGKEFEVTEVGVFTPKSTPCPELTVGDVGFLTAAIKNVGDTRVGDTITSVKNGATEALPGYRRLNPMVYCGLYPIDSAKFNDLREALEKLELNDSALQFEPETSQALGFGFRCGFLGLLHMEIIQERIEREFKIDLITTAPSVIYHVIMTDGTEIKVDNPSNMPDPQKIARVEEPYVKATMMAPNDYVGAIMELCQEKRGIFIDMQYMDETRVNIVYEIPLSEIVYDFFDQLKSSTKGYASFDYELIGYKESKLVKMDILLNAEKVDALSFIVHKDFAYERGKIIVEKLKELIPRQQFEVPIQAAVGQKIVARSTIKAMRKNVLAKCYGGDISRKRKLLEKQKEGKKRMKQVGSVEVPQEAFMAVLKMDDTNSKK, encoded by the coding sequence ATGAACAGACAAGACAGACTAAATAGACAAGAAAAAATAAGGAATTTTTCTATTATTGCACATATTGACCATGGAAAATCCACATTAGCTGACCGTATCCTTGAAAAAACGAATGCGCTAACAGCTAGAGAAATGAAGGACCAGCTACTAGATTCAATGGACCTTGAAAGAGAACGTGGAATTACAATCAAATTAAACTCTGTGCAATTAAAATATCAAGCAAAGGATGGAGAGGTTTACACTTTCCATTTAATCGATACACCTGGGCACGTCGACTTCACTTATGAGGTATCCCGAAGCTTAGCGGCTTGTGAAGGAGCTGTACTTGTGGTGGATGCGGCACAGGGGATTGAAGCTCAAACATTAGCAAATGTTTATTTAGCACTTGATAATGACCTTGAAATTGTGCCTGTAATCAACAAAATTGACTTACCTAGTGCAGATCCAGAACGAGTACGTAACGAGATTGAAGAAGTAATTGGACTAGATGCATCTGAGGCGGTTTTAGCAAGTGCGAAAGCCGGTATTGGAATCGAAGACATACTAGAGCAAGTAGTAGAAAAAGTGCCAGCCCCAACTGGCGATCCAGATGCACCGTTAAAAGCGCTCATTTTTGACTCGCTCTATGATGCTTATCGTGGAGTTGTAGCTTATATTCGTGTCGTTGATGGTACGGTAAAAGTGGGAGACAAAATTCGCATGATGGCAACCGGAAAAGAATTCGAAGTAACGGAAGTGGGAGTATTTACACCAAAATCGACTCCTTGTCCAGAACTTACTGTTGGTGATGTTGGATTCTTAACTGCTGCTATTAAAAATGTTGGAGACACACGAGTGGGGGATACGATTACTAGTGTGAAAAATGGAGCAACAGAAGCACTTCCAGGTTACCGCCGTTTAAATCCAATGGTATATTGCGGTTTGTATCCAATTGATAGTGCAAAGTTCAATGATCTACGAGAAGCATTAGAAAAGTTAGAACTTAATGATTCTGCACTTCAATTTGAGCCAGAAACTTCTCAGGCGCTCGGCTTTGGATTCCGTTGTGGATTCCTTGGATTACTTCATATGGAGATTATTCAAGAGCGTATTGAAAGAGAGTTCAAAATTGACTTGATTACAACGGCACCAAGCGTTATTTATCACGTGATTATGACGGATGGTACGGAAATTAAAGTTGATAATCCTTCAAATATGCCTGATCCACAAAAAATTGCCCGTGTTGAAGAGCCATATGTAAAAGCTACAATGATGGCTCCTAATGACTATGTTGGTGCAATTATGGAACTATGTCAGGAAAAACGAGGAATCTTTATCGATATGCAATACATGGATGAGACTCGTGTAAACATTGTGTACGAGATCCCTCTATCAGAAATCGTTTATGACTTCTTTGATCAATTAAAGTCAAGTACAAAGGGTTATGCTTCGTTCGATTACGAGTTAATTGGATACAAGGAGTCAAAACTTGTGAAGATGGATATTCTTCTTAATGCTGAAAAGGTTGATGCGTTAAGTTTTATTGTTCATAAAGACTTCGCATACGAACGTGGAAAGATCATAGTTGAAAAACTGAAAGAATTAATTCCAAGACAACAGTTTGAGGTTCCTATTCAAGCAGCGGTTGGGCAGAAAATTGTGGCACGTTCTACCATTAAAGCAATGCGAAAAAACGTTTTAGCAAAATGTTATGGTGGAGATATCTCGCGTAAGCGTAAGCTACTCGAAAAGCAAAAAGAAGGTAAAAAGCGTATGAAACAGGTAGGTTCTGTAGAGGTACCTCAAGAAGCATTCATGGCTGTGTTGAAAATGGACGATACAAATTCAAAGAAGTAG
- a CDS encoding YqxA family protein, with protein MKMFMFKSILLMSLMFVSVLFGMQIANNGIVNMKGFEDPNFKGAFTINEQEENVQVSVLGNNVDSHDINKKREQLEEMEAYNFFSDLGKTLADIVTGIADITIDLITDR; from the coding sequence ATGAAAATGTTTATGTTTAAAAGCATATTGTTAATGTCTCTCATGTTTGTATCAGTATTATTTGGAATGCAAATTGCAAACAACGGGATCGTAAACATGAAGGGATTTGAAGATCCTAATTTTAAAGGTGCATTCACTATTAACGAACAAGAAGAAAATGTCCAAGTATCGGTATTAGGAAATAATGTAGATAGTCACGATATTAATAAAAAAAGAGAGCAGCTAGAAGAAATGGAAGCCTATAACTTCTTCTCAGACTTAGGCAAAACATTAGCAGACATAGTAACGGGTATAGCAGATATTACGATTGATCTTATCACGGACAGGTAG
- the spoIIP gene encoding stage II sporulation protein P — MKLQKTPYVVTIQGTSILKLILSCLLLIFLLFSVSGLLTSLNPQYQLRSSSVNKATMNVSGNVLFQLMARENHYFMSGLVERDEVPSMSSVLFKASTNVNLDDPRSLLGRELPGFSLFDGKILVAGEGTNYTNMPIESAPPEEALNTENEASLQNTDDITKEEPNKVTPPLTTGDKKVAYIYFSHTRESYLPYLKGVTDPNSAQHSEINVTKIGDRLQERLEGNGVGTIVDKTDITNRLNSNGWTYGRSYDASRALVQEAMAGNSNLSYLIDIHRDSRRKEDTTKVINGKSYAKLAFVIGAEHPNYEKNLKLATEIHKKLEEKYPGLSRGIIQKSGASTNGRFNQDLSGNALLVEFGGVDNNFDELNLSADAFADVFSEIFWDAEKVNYPVTVPSEEQ; from the coding sequence ATGAAACTACAAAAAACGCCCTATGTTGTAACTATTCAAGGGACAAGCATTTTAAAACTCATTTTATCGTGTTTGTTGTTGATTTTCCTACTCTTTTCTGTGAGCGGACTATTAACTTCTTTAAACCCACAATATCAGCTTAGATCATCGAGTGTGAACAAAGCGACAATGAATGTGAGCGGAAATGTACTCTTTCAGTTGATGGCTAGAGAAAACCATTATTTTATGAGCGGATTAGTAGAAAGAGATGAAGTTCCGAGTATGTCGAGTGTCTTGTTTAAAGCCTCCACAAATGTGAATCTTGATGATCCACGGAGTTTATTAGGCAGAGAACTTCCGGGGTTCTCCTTATTTGATGGGAAAATTCTTGTTGCTGGTGAAGGAACCAATTATACCAATATGCCGATTGAATCAGCTCCACCAGAGGAAGCGTTGAACACAGAAAATGAGGCGAGTTTGCAAAACACGGACGATATTACAAAAGAAGAACCAAATAAAGTAACTCCTCCTTTAACAACAGGTGATAAAAAGGTTGCTTACATTTATTTCTCTCATACAAGAGAATCTTACCTCCCTTATTTAAAAGGAGTGACGGATCCAAATAGTGCGCAACACTCAGAAATAAATGTAACGAAAATAGGTGATCGCCTGCAAGAGAGGTTGGAAGGTAATGGGGTTGGCACAATAGTGGATAAAACCGATATTACGAATCGTTTAAATTCCAATGGTTGGACGTATGGCCGATCCTATGACGCTTCTAGGGCTCTTGTACAAGAAGCAATGGCTGGTAATTCTAACTTATCGTATTTGATAGATATTCATCGTGATTCAAGAAGAAAAGAGGATACAACGAAAGTAATCAATGGTAAATCATACGCGAAACTAGCTTTTGTAATTGGAGCAGAACATCCAAATTACGAAAAGAATTTAAAGTTAGCGACGGAAATCCACAAGAAACTCGAGGAGAAATATCCTGGTTTAAGCAGAGGAATTATCCAAAAGAGTGGAGCTAGTACAAATGGCCGTTTCAATCAGGACCTTTCCGGAAATGCTCTATTAGTAGAGTTTGGTGGAGTGGATAACAACTTTGACGAGCTTAATCTTTCTGCAGATGCATTTGCAGATGTATTTAGCGAAATTTTCTGGGATGCAGAAAAGGTGAATTACCCAGTAACCGTTCCTTCTGAGGAGCAATAA
- the rpsT gene encoding 30S ribosomal protein S20, with amino-acid sequence MPNIKSAIKRVKTSEERNARNTMVKSATRTAVKKVESAIVNGDATTAQESYALAASKLDKAAAKGLIHKNAAARKKSRLMKKLNSLNS; translated from the coding sequence ATGCCAAATATTAAATCTGCAATCAAGCGCGTGAAAACAAGCGAAGAGCGTAATGCACGTAACACGATGGTGAAATCTGCAACACGTACGGCTGTTAAGAAAGTAGAATCAGCTATCGTAAACGGTGACGCTACTACTGCACAAGAGAGCTATGCTCTTGCTGCAAGTAAACTTGACAAAGCTGCAGCAAAGGGTCTTATCCACAAAAATGCTGCTGCTCGCAAAAAGTCTCGTTTAATGAAGAAATTAAACTCATTAAACTCTTAA
- the holA gene encoding DNA polymerase III subunit delta translates to MIFDLWKQIKRKEFSPIYVLYGTESFLINETKQLFIQNVLGEDESDFNLSTYDLEEIPIEVALEDAETIPFLGDKRLIFLNNPGFLTAEKTKDKVEHQLGRLEQYMKEPSPYSIVVMVAPYEKLDERKKLTKELKRTAVVAEAKKLGEHELKNWIVQRAKTNGTSIDDEAVERMLALAGTNLFLLTSEVDKLSLYCNETKQIDAETVEKLVSRSLEQNIFTLVDKVVHRKVDEALRIYYDLLRQNEEPLKILAIIAGQFRLIYQVKELARRGYGQQQMGGYLKVHPFRVKLAAGQAMQFSDEELTKIMKMLADADYQAKTGGMNKELLIEMFLFHLHSSS, encoded by the coding sequence GTGATTTTTGATTTATGGAAGCAAATTAAGAGGAAAGAATTTTCTCCAATTTACGTTTTGTATGGAACAGAATCGTTTCTAATAAATGAAACAAAGCAGCTTTTTATACAAAATGTTTTGGGTGAAGATGAAAGTGATTTTAATCTATCCACCTATGATTTAGAAGAAATACCGATTGAAGTGGCATTAGAGGATGCCGAAACAATCCCATTCTTAGGGGATAAAAGGCTGATATTTTTAAATAACCCAGGTTTCTTAACTGCTGAAAAAACGAAGGACAAAGTGGAACATCAGCTAGGAAGACTAGAACAATACATGAAGGAGCCGTCCCCTTATTCGATTGTTGTGATGGTAGCGCCATATGAAAAGCTGGACGAACGAAAAAAGCTTACAAAGGAATTAAAGAGAACTGCTGTAGTGGCTGAAGCAAAGAAACTTGGGGAACACGAACTAAAGAATTGGATTGTCCAAAGAGCAAAGACAAATGGAACAAGCATAGATGATGAGGCAGTAGAGCGGATGCTTGCATTAGCTGGGACCAATCTATTTTTATTAACCTCAGAGGTGGACAAGCTTAGCTTATATTGCAATGAAACAAAACAAATTGATGCCGAAACAGTAGAAAAGCTCGTGTCACGCTCACTTGAACAAAATATTTTTACACTCGTTGATAAAGTGGTGCATCGAAAAGTAGACGAGGCATTACGTATTTATTATGATTTGTTAAGGCAAAACGAAGAACCACTAAAAATATTAGCGATTATTGCAGGTCAGTTCCGGTTAATTTACCAGGTAAAGGAATTAGCAAGACGTGGATACGGTCAACAGCAAATGGGAGGGTATTTGAAAGTACATCCATTCCGCGTGAAACTAGCTGCAGGTCAAGCGATGCAATTTAGTGATGAAGAACTGACGAAAATTATGAAAATGTTAGCAGACGCTGATTATCAAGCGAAGACAGGTGGAATGAACAAGGAGCTTCTTATTGAAATGTTCTTATTTCATTTACATTCTAGTTCGTAA
- a CDS encoding YqzM family protein, with translation MNEFEKNVQSKRNDAVDSGVGFIVSFGFFATLFIIATVIKLVGA, from the coding sequence GTGAACGAATTTGAGAAAAATGTGCAAAGTAAACGTAATGACGCTGTTGATTCTGGTGTAGGGTTCATCGTTTCCTTCGGTTTTTTTGCAACTTTATTTATCATTGCAACTGTCATTAAACTCGTAGGGGCATAA
- a CDS encoding DNA internalization-related competence protein ComEC/Rec2: MQGSWIYFAMTSLLALVIAFQTHVVVKVSLFLFLILFLYYKRFSKRKVYIILLIVLVFYSKARIDINRNESVFKGSETQFSVSFQDEVTLNGSLLSGYGKDITGEKLLIKYRMKSEKEKSSFNEERLLGYSCQLKGSLKTVNGQTNPNAFDYQSYLNHQQIHWQLVVDQWGDCNEHDGPILLVKKQRQRALALLESYFPESVASLGSALLFGERQILDPSLEKAYQKLGIIHLLAISGANVALYVSIIHYIGVRLGVTRERMIVVLLLYLPIFTYLSGASPPVFRAAMMMFLFLFLRRVSPQSKMASLDICSIVFMVYAFLSPYLLFDVGFQLSFSVTFSLLLSTKGLLKSSKFLLIKASFISQLSSLPIVLYHFYEFSLLSLLANLVYIPFFSIIINPVFITLFFLLLIFGEPVSFMIKPVDFVITLMNRFTVWLASFPYQTVTIGRPYVWMILALICSIVYLLYKWETGKTRINQLISILPLLFTLTFSYCLSHYSFSGQITFVDVGQGDSIVIQNGFHKKTYVIDTGGTMSFYEEEWEKSRNPFEVGNDILVPFLKGKGISTIDKLIITHGDMDHIGGAKSVLETIRVKELILPYVSNRSNLENDIIHLAKEKKTNVIFVKNGMSWNENGSSFKIVNPIIEQEDRNDNSVVIHVKLGGLFWLFTGDLGEQGEERLLREYPTLPVDVLKIGHHGSKSSTSATLLQAYQPKVAVISVGKTNRFGHPHQEVLDRLKERNIKIFRTDTDGAISYTFQNGIGTFSKHIPYDVTNP; encoded by the coding sequence TTGCAAGGAAGTTGGATCTATTTTGCAATGACTTCTTTACTTGCTCTGGTTATTGCTTTTCAGACCCATGTTGTTGTCAAGGTCTCACTCTTTTTATTTTTGATCTTATTTTTGTATTATAAGCGGTTCTCAAAAAGAAAAGTTTATATCATCTTGTTGATTGTCCTTGTTTTCTATTCGAAGGCAAGGATTGATATAAACAGAAATGAATCTGTTTTTAAAGGGAGTGAGACCCAGTTTTCTGTTTCGTTTCAAGATGAAGTAACGCTTAATGGGAGTCTACTAAGTGGTTATGGAAAGGATATAACCGGAGAAAAGTTATTAATTAAATACCGAATGAAGTCCGAAAAGGAAAAGTCCAGTTTTAATGAGGAAAGACTACTTGGATATTCATGTCAGTTAAAAGGTAGCTTAAAAACAGTGAATGGACAAACAAATCCAAATGCCTTTGATTACCAATCTTACTTAAATCATCAACAAATTCATTGGCAGTTAGTTGTTGATCAATGGGGGGATTGTAACGAACATGATGGACCAATTCTTCTTGTAAAAAAGCAAAGGCAAAGGGCACTCGCATTATTGGAATCTTATTTTCCCGAGTCCGTCGCTTCCTTAGGCAGTGCACTGCTGTTTGGAGAGAGACAGATACTCGATCCATCCTTAGAGAAAGCGTATCAAAAGCTAGGAATCATCCATTTATTAGCTATTTCTGGAGCAAATGTTGCTCTTTACGTAAGCATCATCCATTATATTGGTGTGCGTTTAGGAGTGACAAGGGAACGCATGATTGTTGTCCTTCTTCTCTACCTACCAATCTTTACTTATCTGTCAGGAGCCTCTCCTCCCGTGTTTCGAGCAGCGATGATGATGTTTCTTTTTTTGTTCCTTCGACGCGTATCACCACAGTCAAAAATGGCGAGTCTAGATATTTGCAGTATCGTATTCATGGTTTATGCATTTCTTTCACCTTATCTCCTTTTTGATGTTGGGTTTCAGCTGTCCTTTAGTGTGACCTTCTCATTACTTCTTTCCACCAAAGGATTATTAAAGTCTTCTAAATTCCTCTTAATAAAAGCGTCATTTATTTCTCAGTTAAGTTCTCTCCCTATAGTCCTCTATCATTTTTATGAATTTTCTCTGTTGTCATTACTGGCAAACCTCGTTTATATTCCGTTTTTCTCAATCATCATAAACCCTGTTTTTATCACTCTATTTTTTCTGTTACTCATTTTTGGGGAACCTGTCTCATTTATGATAAAACCAGTGGATTTTGTCATTACCTTAATGAACCGATTCACCGTTTGGTTAGCTTCGTTTCCATACCAAACAGTCACAATTGGCCGGCCTTACGTTTGGATGATACTTGCCCTTATATGCTCTATTGTCTATTTACTCTACAAATGGGAGACAGGCAAGACAAGGATAAACCAACTGATATCAATCCTTCCTTTGTTATTTACCCTCACTTTTTCCTACTGCTTGTCACATTATTCTTTCTCAGGACAAATCACGTTTGTTGATGTTGGGCAAGGAGACAGTATCGTTATTCAAAACGGTTTTCATAAAAAAACGTATGTGATTGATACAGGAGGGACTATGTCTTTTTATGAGGAGGAATGGGAAAAGTCAAGAAATCCTTTTGAAGTTGGAAATGATATTCTCGTCCCCTTTTTAAAAGGAAAAGGGATAAGTACAATTGATAAATTAATAATAACGCATGGTGATATGGATCATATCGGTGGAGCAAAGTCTGTTCTTGAAACAATAAGAGTGAAAGAATTAATCCTTCCTTATGTTTCTAATCGTTCCAACTTGGAAAATGATATCATTCATTTAGCTAAAGAAAAGAAAACTAACGTCATATTTGTGAAGAACGGAATGAGTTGGAATGAAAATGGATCCTCCTTTAAAATTGTTAATCCAATTATTGAACAAGAGGATAGAAACGATAATTCAGTCGTTATTCATGTGAAATTAGGAGGGTTATTCTGGTTGTTTACAGGAGATTTAGGTGAACAAGGAGAAGAAAGACTATTGAGAGAGTATCCTACCTTACCGGTGGATGTTTTAAAAATAGGTCATCATGGCAGCAAAAGCTCTACATCTGCTACTCTTCTTCAGGCCTATCAGCCGAAAGTTGCGGTGATATCTGTTGGGAAGACCAACCGATTTGGGCATCCACATCAAGAAGTTTTGGATCGGTTAAAGGAAAGAAATATAAAAATTTTCCGTACTGATACAGATGGTGCAATTAGTTACACTTTTCAGAATGGGATAGGAACCTTTTCTAAACATATCCCATATGATGTAACAAACCCATAA
- a CDS encoding ComE operon protein 2 translates to MSNHRLTWDQYFMLNAHLISMRSTCNRLNVGSVLVKNNRIISTGYNGGISGDDHCLDAGCYVVDNHCLRCLHAEENAILQCALEGVSTKGSQIYVTHFPCIHCMKKILQAGITKIYYTHDYKNHEYCYHLLRISNVEAIKLEMDIENELNNKNDNSGRLSWNFQE, encoded by the coding sequence ATGAGCAACCATCGTTTAACTTGGGATCAATACTTTATGCTAAATGCGCATCTGATAAGTATGAGAAGCACATGTAATCGACTGAATGTAGGTTCGGTATTGGTAAAGAATAATCGAATCATTTCAACTGGCTATAATGGGGGAATTAGTGGAGATGATCACTGCCTTGATGCGGGCTGTTACGTCGTTGATAATCACTGTCTACGCTGTTTGCATGCCGAAGAAAATGCGATCCTTCAGTGTGCACTTGAAGGAGTTTCCACAAAGGGAAGTCAAATCTATGTGACTCATTTTCCTTGTATACATTGTATGAAAAAGATCCTACAAGCGGGTATTACAAAAATTTATTACACGCATGATTATAAAAATCATGAATATTGCTATCATCTTCTTCGCATAAGCAATGTGGAAGCGATAAAGCTAGAAATGGATATTGAAAATGAGCTTAACAATAAAAACGATAACTCAGGGCGTTTAAGTTGGAATTTTCAAGAATAA
- a CDS encoding helix-hairpin-helix domain-containing protein, translating to MMDSVKKYKWFIVGSCVIAIGMLIFARGLVNDKEEENEWTIPSEEEQDPEVSEERLVQEPDVKNLVDVKGAVENPGVYEVMLDERVIDVIEKAGGLKEGADETKINFAGRLTDEMVLYIPLIGEEGENMIVSAGASSTSTSQGEGKININKATSDELQNLPGIGPSKAEAIIAYREDSGLFQTIDDLKLVTGIGDKTFEKLQDQIIVK from the coding sequence ATGATGGACTCTGTAAAGAAGTATAAATGGTTTATTGTTGGGTCTTGTGTTATCGCCATTGGAATGCTAATTTTTGCTCGCGGTCTTGTAAACGACAAAGAAGAGGAAAATGAATGGACGATTCCAAGTGAGGAAGAACAAGATCCGGAAGTGTCCGAAGAAAGGCTTGTTCAGGAACCTGATGTTAAGAATTTGGTTGATGTAAAAGGTGCGGTAGAGAATCCTGGTGTTTACGAAGTGATGCTGGATGAAAGGGTAATCGATGTTATTGAAAAGGCAGGAGGATTAAAGGAAGGAGCGGACGAGACAAAAATTAACTTTGCTGGGCGGCTAACAGATGAAATGGTGTTGTACATTCCTTTAATAGGAGAAGAAGGAGAAAATATGATTGTGTCTGCCGGTGCTAGTTCTACCTCTACTAGTCAAGGAGAAGGCAAAATCAATATTAATAAAGCTACTTCTGATGAATTGCAAAATCTCCCTGGGATTGGACCGTCTAAAGCGGAAGCGATTATAGCCTACCGTGAAGATAGCGGGTTATTTCAAACGATTGATGATTTGAAGCTTGTTACTGGGATTGGTGATAAAACATTTGAAAAGCTGCAGGATCAGATCATCGTAAAATAA
- the comER gene encoding late competence protein ComER yields the protein MKIGVIGTGNMGRILIEALIDGKAISPSFMNVTNRTLSKAMNIKAVYNDIAVLSDAKRVARVSDVIFLCIKPKDIQTVLMEIKPFLLPEKCVVSITSPISVNQIESVVDCSVARAIPSITNRALAGVSLLTFGDSCTGEWKDKLLQLFEAISTPVSINEDITRVGSDIVSCGPAFFSYLTQRFINAAVAETKIDEATATTLASEMLIGLGELLRKGFYTLPTLQQKVCVKGGVTWEGIKVLDAELGDVFEHLFQATHTKFEEDLIESQKQFPLNNSLKK from the coding sequence TTGAAAATTGGAGTTATTGGTACAGGGAATATGGGGAGGATATTAATTGAGGCACTTATTGACGGAAAAGCCATTTCCCCTTCTTTTATGAATGTGACAAATCGAACGCTTAGTAAAGCAATGAATATAAAAGCAGTGTATAATGACATCGCCGTACTTTCTGATGCTAAAAGGGTAGCAAGAGTATCAGATGTCATTTTCTTATGCATAAAACCAAAAGACATCCAAACGGTATTAATGGAAATTAAACCATTTTTACTCCCAGAGAAATGTGTTGTTTCCATCACTAGTCCTATTAGTGTTAATCAAATTGAATCAGTGGTAGACTGTTCGGTGGCGAGAGCTATACCAAGTATTACCAATCGAGCACTAGCTGGTGTATCTCTACTAACGTTTGGGGATAGCTGTACAGGGGAATGGAAGGATAAGCTACTTCAGCTGTTTGAAGCAATTTCCACACCGGTCTCCATTAACGAAGATATTACAAGAGTAGGCTCAGATATCGTTAGTTGTGGACCAGCATTTTTCAGTTACTTAACGCAAAGATTTATTAATGCAGCAGTAGCAGAAACAAAAATAGATGAAGCAACTGCAACGACACTTGCTAGTGAAATGTTAATAGGGCTTGGGGAATTGCTTCGAAAAGGATTTTATACACTTCCAACCCTACAGCAAAAAGTTTGTGTTAAGGGCGGAGTAACGTGGGAAGGAATTAAAGTATTGGATGCAGAGCTTGGAGATGTATTTGAGCACTTATTTCAAGCAACTCATACAAAATTCGAAGAAGATCTAATTGAATCACAAAAACAGTTCCCTTTAAATAATTCTCTAAAGAAATAA
- a CDS encoding class I SAM-dependent DNA methyltransferase, producing MTYGKFAYLYDELMKDVPYDEWVSIVTEKWSKYECKGKKLLDLACGTGELSVRFAKAGFEVTGVDLSADMLTVAQMKASTNGLKLPFYQQNMVELDLYESFDVIGIFCDSLNYLQTEEEVIETFAKIYDLLDEDGFFIFDVHSVHKIMNIFMNQTFTHDEEDICYIWNCFQGDYPLSIEHELTFFVQDDESGKYDRYDEFHSQRTFPIEVYKNWLEASGLYVTDIFSDFMDDLSSEAERIFFIAKKQA from the coding sequence ATGACGTATGGGAAATTTGCCTACCTTTATGATGAATTAATGAAGGATGTACCGTATGATGAATGGGTTTCTATCGTAACGGAAAAATGGAGCAAGTACGAGTGTAAGGGAAAAAAACTATTAGATTTAGCCTGTGGTACAGGTGAGTTATCTGTACGCTTTGCGAAAGCTGGATTCGAAGTGACAGGTGTCGATTTATCAGCGGACATGCTTACAGTAGCGCAGATGAAAGCATCGACTAACGGGCTAAAGCTTCCTTTTTATCAACAAAATATGGTTGAACTCGACTTATATGAGAGTTTCGATGTGATTGGGATATTTTGTGATTCCTTAAATTACCTACAGACGGAAGAAGAAGTTATTGAAACGTTTGCAAAAATTTATGACTTACTTGATGAGGATGGATTTTTTATATTTGATGTCCACTCTGTTCATAAAATCATGAATATATTTATGAATCAAACGTTTACCCATGATGAGGAGGATATTTGCTATATTTGGAATTGTTTTCAAGGAGACTATCCTCTTAGTATTGAACATGAGCTTACATTTTTTGTCCAGGATGATGAAAGCGGGAAATATGACCGTTATGATGAGTTTCATAGTCAAAGAACATTCCCGATAGAAGTGTATAAAAATTGGTTAGAAGCAAGTGGCTTATATGTAACAGATATCTTCTCTGATTTTATGGACGATTTATCTTCCGAGGCAGAAAGAATCTTTTTTATCGCTAAAAAGCAGGCATGA
- the rsfS gene encoding ribosome silencing factor, with translation MTNRQLLETSVKAADDKRAEDIVVLNMHGISLISDYFIICHGNSDKQVQAIAREMKEKAMENGYIVKRMEGFDEARWILLDLGDVVAHIFHKDERSYYNLERLWGDAPIENMESVLTQ, from the coding sequence ATGACCAATCGTCAATTATTAGAAACATCAGTAAAGGCTGCTGATGATAAGCGCGCAGAGGATATTGTTGTATTAAATATGCACGGCATTTCACTAATCTCTGATTACTTTATTATTTGTCACGGAAACTCTGATAAGCAGGTTCAAGCGATTGCCAGAGAAATGAAGGAAAAGGCAATGGAAAATGGCTATATCGTAAAGAGAATGGAAGGCTTCGACGAGGCTAGATGGATCCTTCTTGATTTAGGGGATGTGGTGGCTCATATATTCCATAAAGACGAAAGAAGTTACTATAACCTCGAGCGATTATGGGGTGATGCACCAATAGAAAATATGGAAAGTGTTCTCACTCAATGA